The sequence CTTCTCTTTCATCAGCATCCATGTTTAAGAACTCTGCAATTGGCACCATATTTTCGTTCCAAGCATCACGAGGTACTTTACGAAAGTGCTTTCTAAACCTTGCTTCTGTTAGTGCAAAATCAGCAAATGTCATTTCTAAATCCATTGCTTTTTCTACACCATTATCTATATATTTTAATTGGTAAGATGGCCAATCTTTTTCCATGTCTGGGTTACCACTTAAATCGAAGTTTTCTTCTGTGGTTTTCCCATTTTCTGGATTGTATTTAAAAATAGGATACGTGCGAGATTCTACAGCCATTTTAGCTTGATGTGCACCCAAATCATCGGCAACACCATGTTCAGGCTGACAGGTTGTATACAGGTTGAATAGGGCAGGGCGTTTGGCCATTAATCCATCTATAAAACCCTCTATCATCTGCGTAGTATTTGATAAAGTTCCTTGTAAAACATACGTATTACGGTGAGCCATTGCTAACAATCCAATCTCTTTTCGAGGTTCTGCTTTTCCTTTCCAAACCTTGCCGTATTGCGCCATATCAGATACTTGCCCAATAAACCCAGATGTACAGGCTTGTCCACCAGTGTTAGAATACACTTGAGTATCTACAACAATTACTTTTATCGGTTTACCCGAAGCCATCATTCTAGATAAATTTTGAAAACCGATATCATACATAGAACCATCTCCACCAAGCGCAACAACAGGAGGACATAAATGCCATTCTTCATCTGTAAATTGTTCCCAAGTAAAATAGGTAAAGAAATCATCATGTTCTGATGTGTTGTAGTCTCCACTAAGCTCTAATTCAGCTTTACGAATTGTTCTAAAACTATCCGCCATCTTAGACATGTGTCCTTCAAAAATACCCATAGCCAAAGAGGTGGAGTCTTGGAATAAATGGTTGGCCCAAGGGAATGGATATGGGTTATATGGATACGTACTACCCCAAACAGAAGTACATCCTGTTGCATTGGTCATCCCCATATTTGCACGTCCATCTCCAGTAGTTCCGCTAGTATATCTCCATTTTAATTGCTTTAATTGTGCAATAAGTTGAGAGGTATTTCTTAACCATTCCTGATCAATCGGTTCGCTACCTTTTTCTTGTTCAATTCTACTTGTAATTTCAGCCATTGTCAGATCGCTATCTTGCATTTCTGCAACAATCTTAGACATCATGTCGGCATCACTTAAATTGACGGTATCCATCAATTTAACTTGTAGATGACGTTCCATTTTTACAATCAGCTCATCAAGATAGTTAATGTGCTTCTCAATTCTTGGCATCATTAAAGATTGAACTGTTGCTGTAAATAAATGGACAACAGTTTTCTCTGAACAACCTAAACAAGCACCATCGCCAGAGGCAAATTTACCATACGCTTCTTTGTTTAATAGAAGTGTTTCTAAAGGGCCAATTTTTTCTTCGAGGTCATCTATTCTATTGTACTTTTCTGGAGTATTTGGCAATTCTTCCCATAAGTCCCATTCGCTTCTCAATTTGGCAACAGAACCTTCAGTTTGTATAACAGTTTTTAAAGCATTGTCATCACAAACTTCTATACATTCCATACAACCTTTACAAGTTGCTGGGTTTAATGTAATACTAAATAAACCTCCACTTCCTTTTTCTTTTTTCTCATTTAGATGATAATAAGGACGTGTAAGTGCGAATTTGAAATCACCTAATTCCTCCTTAAACCAGAGCAACTCTTGTTTTAATTGTTCCGAAGTATTTTCATCTTCAACTGTTTGATGAATCACTTCATGAATATGTTCATTTACGGAAATACCTTTGTTCTGTTCTCCATCAAAAAGAGTTCTGATTTTACTTTCCATCTTACGAGTAGCCTTCGGAAGTTCCTCCACTTTTATATGGTTTTTCTTCACTCTATTTACTACTGTTTCAAGCACATCTTTTAGCTCAGAAACCAACCCAGGTAAAGCAGTATCAGGGCAAACGGAATAACAATTGCCACAGGCAGTACAATTATCAGGTACCCATTCAGGATGCTCAAAACGAATACCCGTCATGTCTCTAAAAAGAGAAGTTGTGGCAGGCATTACCGACATGCCAATAAATGGATCAGTAAGGTTATCGTTACCTTGTCCTGTCTGGTAGAAATTACCCGTTTGTTCCCAGAAACGATGTACATCACTAAGTTTTGATTCAGAAACAGGACGTTCCTTCATCATTTTAGGTACTTTAAGTACCATACCTTCTTTACCATTAGAAGTACCTAAAACTTTATTTGTAATCTCATGAACCTCAGTAAATCCACGTTTTACAACACGCATATTATCATCTACTACACGCTGTCCTTTTCCTCCGAATTTATATTGTAATTGGTCTTCAATGGCTTTAAGTAAGGCTGCATCAGAAAGACCTGCTTTTTCCATTAAAGGTGATGCAGAGAAAAAGGCACCTTGAAAGGCAATACCCTGCATTCTTAATTGTAATTCAGGATCAGTTGCTTCTTCTCTTGCAATCTTAAATCCATCTATATAATAAACGTGTATTTCGTTTTGTATAATTAGCTTTTGATATTGCTTGGGAATTTCTGCCCATACTTCATCGGCAGTAGTTTTATCACTTTGAACAATAAAACTACCTCCTTTTTTAAGCCCTGCTAAAGCATTGGTATGCTTAAAAACGTTAGGGTCTGGAGAAAGAACTACATCCACAAAATAATACTCGCAATTAATACGAATAGGCTCTGGTGCAGCTGCTAAATAATAAGTAGTAGGTTGCCCTTTTTTTTCCGATCCATATTTGGGGTTTGCTTTAATATCGTACCCAAGTAAATCGAACAATGTCATTGCTAGATTTTTACCCGTAGTAATTGCTCCCCAACCTCCAACAGAGTGGAAACGTACCGTTATTGCCCCTTTAGGCATAAGGTTTGGGTTTTCAGAACCACGCACAGACAAATCTTGAATGTTTGGATAAGCGTCTTTAATTGACTCTTGATATTGACGCTGTTTTGGTGTGAAAGCGTGTTCACGAACAAAATCAATAGATAAGTAGAATTGCTTTTTCTGTTTTCCTTCAGGAAGCATATTTTCTACTGCTCCAATAATACCTTCTGGCTGTAAATCTCTCGATCCCATACCAAAAGAGCCAGAATAAAGTGCAGGGAATTCGTTTGGCTTATAACTTGCTAAAGTGGGGTAAGGTTTATTTTTATTACTAGCACCATTTTCAATACATTTAGTAAGCACCGCTCTAATCTCTCTAATAATTGGAGCATCTTCTGCAAGTGGTTGGTCTAAACGTTCTAAAACAGTAATCCCTTTTTTACCTTTTAAAACCTTACTTATTAGGTCGGCAGGGAAGGGCCTAAACATTACCAAATCCACAACGCCAACTTTTAAACCTCTAGTTTCTCTAAGATAATCTACAACAACTTCTGCTGAGGTAACCACAGAGCCTTGTCCTAAAATAAGGTAATCAGCATCTTCAATTTTGTAGGTCATTACACGTTCGTATAAACGACCTGTAAGTGCAGCAAAATCTTTAAATGCCTTGTCTGTAAGTTCTTTTATATGATCAAAGAAGAAAGGACGTTGTGCAGCCACAGATTGCATATACGAATCTTGATTCTGTACAATACCAGCCATTAAAGGATTATCTACATCCCAAATTTCTGGAATTCTTCTTCTCTTTTCTCCATAAATAATTTTTTGAGCTGCAGTGGGGGTATCAATAATGTCATCTGGTCGCCCTAAAAATTCTTTGATTAATTCGCGTTCAGGAAGCGATAAAGATTCAATAAGATGAGTAGTTAAAAAACCATCCTGTGCAATAACTCCAGGCGTTAAAGACATTTCTGCAATTTTATGAGAAATGATATTTAAATCGGCTACATGTTGTGCTTTTTTGGCAAACATCTGAAAGAATCCAGTATCGTCAATGGCATGGTAGTCGTCATGACCTGCATGTACATTTAACGTAGATTTTGTCATTGCTCTAGCACCTATGTTTAGCACATACGTTAAACGTTTACCTACAGCGGCATATAAAGATTCGTGCATATAGGCTATCCCTTGTCCAGAAGAAAAGTTAGCAGCACGTTGCCCTGTCATAGATAAACCAGCAGTAACAGCTGCAGCAGCATGTTCTCCTTCTGGTTCTATAAAAATAAGGGGTTTATCCGATATATTTAAATGTCCTTTTGCTGCTTCTTCTGCCCAATATTCTCCCATCTGAGTAGAAGGGGTAATAGGGTACGCACCTGCAGCATCAGTAGATTCTCTTTCGCACATAATAGCGGCAGTATTGCCATCCATTGCTACGCGAACACCAGGATATTTTACTTTGGAATTTTTTTGATCCATAATCGTTGGTCTTTTGGCTCTTGTTTGTCTTGTGTGTTGTTTATAAAATCTAGTGTGTATTGTTCCAGTATCATATTTTAAAAAAAAACATGATTTACTATAAAATACAATCGGTTACTACCTTGAACAGAAATCAAAAATTTCTATCAAGTAATGGTGTTTTATTATAAAATGTGTTTGTCGAACCTTATGTGTTGTTTAAGATAGTTAGTAAACAAATAAGTGGTTTGTATCATTTTTAATTGTGTTCACTAATTACCTCTTTAGTTATTGGAATCTACCGTTGTTTATTGGTCGGTTAAAGATAGATTTTGTGTATGGTTTTTTAGGTTACGCTCAATTTCATTTCTTACACCATTTAGACATGGTCAATCACTTGTTTTTAAAAAGACAAATTGAGCTAATGTGGCTTAAATCTTTTACTCATTTTCTTGTAATCTAATTTCAATTTAATAAGTGTTGTTTAGAACATTATATGATAAAAGTATTAACAAATGGATTTGTTTATCATGATACTGATCAGGTAAATAAGTGACGAAAATCAACGTTAAATTATAAATCTTATTTTTCGAATAAATAAAGGAAAGGATTGGAGGTTAAATCATTTACTACTTAAAAAGGTGATTTAAGGCTGTTTTAAGTGTGTTTACAAACATTTTATATCAATTGAACTGTTTGTAAAATAGCTAATTTCAATTGATTATAACTTAAATAATCAATATTTTGAATCAACAATAAATACTCATATTTCACCTTTTTTAGTACAAAAAAGCATGAATAATATTTAGACTAATTTTAAATAAACAATCTATTTTATCATCAAATTTAATTAGTGTAAAAAATACATTAAAAATTTTTGTTTTTTAATTCTTTTCGATAAATTGAGATGAATAACAAAAAACTTACAGCAATGAATATGTACCCTAAATACCAAAAAGAACAGTTTGAATTAGTTGCATTTTGCAAAAACTCAACTAAAAATGCAGAAAACTATTTAGTTGAAAGTACCTATTACAATTTAAACATGATGCTCAATTCTTATGAGCATTTATACATGTGCTTTGAAGACTATTTATTAAAAAAATGCCCTTCTTTAAGCCGTCAACAATTTGGGCAATGTAATGAAAATGCACTCCCTAAATTTGATTATGATGGAAAGCGAATGACATTAGAATGTTCTGCTGATTGGGTTTCGGTTAAAGTTATGGAGACAATAGAAAAATTAGAAAAAGGGATAGTTGCCCCAAAATCTGCTTACATAAACCATTGGAAAGTTTTGCAATTACATCTTCAGAAAACACGTGCATTAGTAAAGGGTTTACGAAAATATAAGCACCTTATGCCTACAAATGGTCTAATACACTAAAAATATAATTTTTGGAACGTGAAAGGTAGGGTCTATAGCAATATGGACTCTATTTTTTTTAGAAAGATAAACCAACATTTACACAAATATTACTGTAATTAATATTGTAATCGTTAGTTGGTACATAGTTGTATTTTAAGCTAAAGAAAGGGTTTATTCTATCAAAAAATGTTGTTGTAAATCCAAGTTCACCCATAAAACCATAACTTACATTGCTTTCTTTTACTTCTCTAGAAGAACTACTGCCACCGTCTAAATCAAGAGCATATTGAGAAACCATATAACCTTGCTCAATAAAATACCCACTACCGCCAATACCAATAAATGGAGAAATTACTCCTCTTTCATTAAAATAATAATGTACATTTAATTGAAAAGGCACGATTACAAAGTTTTTAAGATCACTATCAGGAATAGGCGAGTTATAATCTGTATTGATTTCTTTTTCAGAAAAATTATAAGAAGAGGCTACACCAATTGAAATTGGTACTTTAGAAAGGTGTTTTCTAATATCAATTCCTACACCATTTAAACTCATCTGATGTACATCGCCAACACTGTTTGTTTTACTATAGTTTACTATGAAATCTAGGTTTTGAGCCTGTATTTTAATAGAAAGCCCTAGTATAATTACGAATGTAAAAGATATTTTCAAGAATAGGTTTAACATATTTGATTGTAGTGATTGTTAAATAAGTTTGTAGTAGTAAGACAAATATAGCTTATTTTTTAATAAATAAGTATATTTTATCTTAAAATTGTACAATTACATATTGTAGTTAGTGTTAATCAAGAGTAAGTTGGTTAAAAGACTCTGACAATGTTAAACCCAAAGAAAATATCTCCAGTACTCCAATCTCCTTCAGCATAACTCATAAAGCCGGGTTCGTTTGTAGATTGAGCATTTGTAAATAAAAGTTGAAAAACATGACCTCCTGTTTCTATGTCTAAACCAACAGTTAAAGGGTCCTTGAAATCAGAATCACTAGCTCGACTAAAATTGTAAGAATAATCTATATTGACAGACATTCTTTTACTGACTTTATATCTTCCTCCAATACCTAATACATATTGATTATGATCTTGATTGACATTATAAACAAGGTTTTGTCTTACGTAAGTTGGGGCCAACTCTACAGATAACTTTTTAATACGTTTAGAAAATAAGAATTGAGCTGCATAACTCATTCTATCAGAACCCGTAATTTCTGGATATAATTCTGTACTCACTTGGGTATTGACATTAAAAGTGCCGTATGCAGAAATATTGATAGGGAAGTTACCTTTTTGCTCTTTTATTCGAATTTTTGTGCTCCCTGCATATGTTTTTCTCCAAGATTCTCTACTTATCCCAATTTGAAAACCATCAAATAGCGCGTAAACAAGTTGAATTTTTGTATTTGCATTGTCTAAACCAAAAAATGTTTCCCAGCCGTCTTTTAAAGAACCGAACCTATGAGAGATATACATATAAAAATCACCTTTTCCGCCCACTTTTGTAGATTGTAGGTTACCAATTTTCATTGCTTTAAACGCAGGTTGTTCAAAAGTGACAGAGTCGGTTGTTTCTGTCTCTATTTCATTTAGTAAATCATCCTGTGCAAATGTATAAGTACAGGAGAAAATAAAGAGTAATAGTTGGTAATATTTCATTGTTAGTTATTTAATTATTGTACAATTATTGAGTTTAATTTCATCGAGCAATTCATCGAAACCAATGTATTTTCCTTTTATGGTTATTTTAGAATCTTTAGTGATTTTATAAGGAAATGATGTAGAAAACTGACAGAATACTTTATTATTAAGTTGTATCCCATTTTCTTCTAGTTGAGTTATAGTGCCGTTGAGCTGTACTACTTTTGCAACATAATTAGTTGAAGTATTGCTTTCTATTTCTTTAATAAAACCAATAGCTTCACCATTATAACTCAAACTACTATTTTCTACGGTTGTAGGAGGTTTGAAAATGTAAGCTACTGATAGAACTAAAGCACTACTTAGCACTATTAATAGTGTAAGTAGTTTACTTTTTTTTGAGTTCATAGTTTATAGATATATGAATTTTTTCTGATATCTTTTCCTCTACAATACTTGGAATTTGAATATCAAAATCTGAGGGAGCTACATCAAAAGCTGACTTAGCATATAAAATATCCTTATTTACGTACAACTTAACTCTAGCTACTATTTCTTTTGATATGCCTTTAATAGTAAGTGTTCCTTTTAAATTAAAATCTTTGGGAGCATTACTTAAATTTTTAAAATCAAAATCAGTGATTTCCCCTTTAAAAGTAGCTTTTGGAAATTTATCAGAAGACATATAATTTTCATTGAAATGCTCCTGCATTAATGCCACTTTAAATTCGAAAGCAGCAATAAATAATAGTGCAGCTATTTCTCCTGTTTCAGTATTAATAATTGCTGTTGTACTATTATTAGTTGCTTCTACAGGTTCAAAAGCCTTAACGGATGCTTCAAAATCGGTTAGACCAGTTTTAGTTATATATTTTTGTCCGAAAGAGGTAATACTTAAGAAGAGTAATAAGATTGTAAGTTGTTTCATGTTTTCTATTTTTCTGGGAAATTATCATCTACCCATTTTTGGATACGTTGTCTTTCTTCTTGTGGCATTAAACCAGCAGGAGGCATAGGGTTTGAACTATTATTTATTCTTGATAATAAATTGCCGCTTTCTGTCTGAAATTTAAAATTAGTATAACCAGATAAGTTAATACCTGCTTGTAGACTACTACCACTGTGACAAGAAATACAATAATTATCTGCAATAGTTAATACATGAGGATCGTAAACTACAGCTTCTTCTGCTACAGCATCGTCGTCATCTTCAGGAACTTCAATAACATCATTATCATTTGTACCTGTGTTATCATCATCGATAACAGCTTCAGAACAACCAAAAATAAGAAGAGAAATAAAAGTGAAAATAAATACCTTTTTCATAACGTTAGAATTTAGTGCGTTTAGATTGAATAATTAGTAAAACAGGTTTGTGTTATTATTGTTTAAACAAATTAAAGATAAAAACTTGTTTAAACAAATAAAGTGTCTTTCTCATTAAAATTTGGAATTAATTGGATTTTAAATGTAAGGGTAATAAAAAATTAGAATAATAACATCTTGTAAATAAGTTATTTATGTCTTAAAATATAAAAAAATTGAATTAATCTAAGAATTGGTCTAGTAATTGTATCTTCTACAATTAAATATACTATATTAGTATAACACAAAATAAGAGAACAAGTAATCTTAGTATTACAATAAAAATATAAATATCTAGTAAGTAATTAACCCCATCTTTTGATTAAAGGTGGGGTTTCTTTTTGTACAAAAAAGAGTCATTGATTTTTACATCAATGACTCTTTAAATATCATTTTTATGGACTACACCCCAAACAATCCTTCAATTGAAAGGTATCTTTCGCCTGTATCATAATTGAAAGTAAGAATTGAACTTCCTTCAGGTATTTCAGCTAATTTTTTATCTACAGCAGCTAAAGATGCTCCAGTAGAAATTCCACCAAGAAAACCTTCTTTAAGTGCTAATTCTCTTGCAAAAGCTTTAGATTTTTCGGCATCAACACCAATAGCACCATCTAATAAAGAAGTATCTAAGTTTTTTGGAATAAAACCAGCACCAATTCCTTGTAATGGGTGAGGACCAGGAGCTCCACCACCAATAACAGCACTTACTTCTGGCTCTACAGCAAACACTTTAATGTTTGGCCATTTTTCTTTAAGCACTTTAGCAACACCTGTAATATGTCCGCCTGTACCAACACCAGTAATTAGATAATCCAATCCGTTAGGAAAATCTTCAATAATTTCTTGAGCCGTTGTTGTGGCATGGATATTTACATTGGCAGGATTATCAAATTGAGATGGAATCCAAGCATTTTTATTTCCTTCTGCTAATTCTTCTGCTTTAGCAATAGCACCTTTCATACCTTTCTCTTTAGGAGTAAGTACTAATTTAGCACCATAACTAGCCATTAATTTTCTACGCTCAATACTCATAGATTCGGGCATACAAAGTGTAATAGAATAACCTTTTACAGCAGCAACCATAGAAAGACCAACACCTGTGTTTCCAGAAGTAGGCTCAATAATTTCTGAATCTTTATTTAACAGACCATCTTCTTCCGCTTTTTCAATCATTGCTAAAGCAATTCTATCTTTAATACTACTAGCGGGATTAAATCTTTCAGCTTTAATAAATACATTATGCTTATTAGAGAAGAGCTTATTAATTTTTATAATAGGAGTTTGGCCTATTGTGTCAAGAATTGAATTATAGATCATTTGTATTTTAAATTTAAATGTTTGTTTCACGAATTAACATATAAATCACATAATATCCAAAGTCTATATACTTTATATACTAATAGAATTCTGAATATACTCCTATCCCTATTTTAGTTTGTAAAAGAGTTTCTAAAACGTGATTATTTTAATATTCTAAATGAGAATTTAAGGAATGACAATTTTCTCTATAGCAATAAATTGCCCATTATTAACCCTAATAATGTACTGACCTTTGTCTAAATCTGTAAAGTCTAAAGGTATTTTCTTATTCTTTACTTTACTAGTATCAAGTGTTTTTCTGCGCATTAAGTACCCGTTGGTACTGTAAATTTCATAGGTTGTGATATTCCCATCAAGTGCATTTAGTTCTAGAATGGCTGTTTTATCTTTAGGTGCATTCGGGATCACTTTTACATTAAATATAGCTTCGTTACCACCTACTTGAATTGGGCCAAATTCTTCAGAATTACCATCAATATCAACTTGTAGAATTCTATAATAAAACGCCTCACTTAAATGATCTTGCCAGAAATAGGTACTTTTAATCAACCGATCATCATATACTTTAATTTGATCAAGTGCTTCCCAATCTTTTTTATCTACAGATCTTTCAATTATATAATAATCGCAATTTATTTCTGATGAAGTAGACCAATGCAATGTGTTTTTTCCTTTTTCAATTTTTCCTGTAAATGAAATTAATGCAATAGGAGATGCTGTATTCAAAAGGTAATCACAAGTAACAAGGCTCTTTTCTGGTATAAAATCGCAATTAGGGATGTTCCAATTTAATGTATATGATAAATTTTCATCATCTAGTTTTCCAAAATCTACTGACGTGTTTTCAGTAAAATTAATTGTTCCTTTTCCTATAAAATACAAAACGTTATTAGGCAGCGTAATTCTAGAAAGATCAAGAATACTATTTTCTATAAAATTAAGCACGCCATCATTTAAAATTTCAAAATCGTTGCCTTCAACACTAAAACTTTCTGTTATACTAACAGATGCTGTGTCTACAATACTATAAGTACTATGTTTTGCAATATATAAATTACCAATTACAGATTTCTTTCCTTCAAGTTGTAATAGACCATGCTGAATATTGACATCATTTGCATGCACGTTTTCTTTTAAAACTGAAGAAGAGTTGATAATAATTTTATCTTCTACAATTAGAGGGTTTGTTACATTATAAGCAGATATAGTATTCACTTTTTCGAATTTAATATTCTTTAATGTACTAATACTATCCCCTGATATTGAAGAAGCAAATTGCTGTTTTTGATTATTAAGACTTCCAGTAATTATAATTTCAGCATTTGTAATTAATGCACCTTTTATGTATAAGTTCCCCTCTAAAGTTATTTTTTTAGCTTGAAGTGTATCTGAATCACTTCCGTTAAACTTTACAGTTGGATCAAAACCACCTTTGATAATAATTTCTTTATTGGCATATAATTTAGAAGACCTATTTATAGAAACAGGGGTCTTTAAAATGATCTGTGCATTTACATTTTCAGCGTAAAAACTACATAACACCATTAAAATGAATACGTTAAATCTGGCTTTCATAATAGGATTGCTCTTTCAATAAATAAATTAATCAGTGACTGATTTTATTCAGATTAAAACTATCATTTTATACGCAATAGTACCGAAGAAATGCGTCTTGGTTAATATTTATTAGCTTTATAATGGAACGGAAAGCATTTTTAAGGAATACTGATGATTACTGTTAATCTGATGGTTTTTTATGCTATTTGCTTAATTTTTGTCATATCTAAGTCAAAATTATGCTACAATTGGTGAGGATTATTACAGTTTTTGATTTACGAATCGACTACATTTGTTTTAAGTGTAAGTCGAACTATTAATAGAGGGAGTACACTTAAAGATTTTTTCGATTCTAATTTTTTATAGCATTACCATGATTACTTATAGAAGAAAATGCTAATAGAATCGCTTCGGTTTTCCTTATGTTTAGTTGCAAGATTGAACATAAGGGAAATTTTAAGAAGTAGAAATTATTTATTGACGGATTTAGACAGGAAGAAGATCAGAAAAGACATACTTGATATGTAAAATAAACATAGATTGAAATTAATTGGTTGGATTAACTTGTAAGAAAATAGTTTAAAGAATAGACGATTTTAACGAAACTCTAATCTGCTAATAAATTGATTTTTTCTGCTAGTTTAAATCTTAAATAACCACGAATATAGCAGTGGAGTAATTTTTTGATGAATCTATTTTTAGACAACCGTCTCAGAGAAGAAATAAACAAATAACAAAATAGTATGAAATTTAAAAGTATTTACGCACTAGCATTAATGGGAATGTTCTCTTGTAGTAAGGGTACTTCTCTTGATGGACAAGCAAACAAAAAAGTAAACAAGCCAAATATTATCGTATTTTATGTAGATGATTTAGGATATGGCGATGTAGGAGTAAATGGTTTAAAAGGAGCTTCTACGCCAGTTATTGATAATTTAGCACAAGGCGGAATTAACTTTACAGATGTACACTCTCCTCATGCAACCTGTACACCATCAAGATATGCTATGCTAACTGGTGAGTATGCTTTTAGAAAAAAGGCTCAAATTTTACCAGGTGATGCACCTCTATTAATAGACACCAACAAAAAAACATTACCAGACATGCTTAAAGAAGCAGGTTATGCAACAGGGGTTGTAGGTAAATGGCATTTAGGTTTAGGTATTGGCAATGTTAATTGGAATGAAGCCGTTAAACCAGGTC is a genomic window of Flammeovirga pectinis containing:
- a CDS encoding 2-oxoacid:acceptor oxidoreductase family protein — protein: MDQKNSKVKYPGVRVAMDGNTAAIMCERESTDAAGAYPITPSTQMGEYWAEEAAKGHLNISDKPLIFIEPEGEHAAAAVTAGLSMTGQRAANFSSGQGIAYMHESLYAAVGKRLTYVLNIGARAMTKSTLNVHAGHDDYHAIDDTGFFQMFAKKAQHVADLNIISHKIAEMSLTPGVIAQDGFLTTHLIESLSLPERELIKEFLGRPDDIIDTPTAAQKIIYGEKRRRIPEIWDVDNPLMAGIVQNQDSYMQSVAAQRPFFFDHIKELTDKAFKDFAALTGRLYERVMTYKIEDADYLILGQGSVVTSAEVVVDYLRETRGLKVGVVDLVMFRPFPADLISKVLKGKKGITVLERLDQPLAEDAPIIREIRAVLTKCIENGASNKNKPYPTLASYKPNEFPALYSGSFGMGSRDLQPEGIIGAVENMLPEGKQKKQFYLSIDFVREHAFTPKQRQYQESIKDAYPNIQDLSVRGSENPNLMPKGAITVRFHSVGGWGAITTGKNLAMTLFDLLGYDIKANPKYGSEKKGQPTTYYLAAAPEPIRINCEYYFVDVVLSPDPNVFKHTNALAGLKKGGSFIVQSDKTTADEVWAEIPKQYQKLIIQNEIHVYYIDGFKIAREEATDPELQLRMQGIAFQGAFFSASPLMEKAGLSDAALLKAIEDQLQYKFGGKGQRVVDDNMRVVKRGFTEVHEITNKVLGTSNGKEGMVLKVPKMMKERPVSESKLSDVHRFWEQTGNFYQTGQGNDNLTDPFIGMSVMPATTSLFRDMTGIRFEHPEWVPDNCTACGNCYSVCPDTALPGLVSELKDVLETVVNRVKKNHIKVEELPKATRKMESKIRTLFDGEQNKGISVNEHIHEVIHQTVEDENTSEQLKQELLWFKEELGDFKFALTRPYYHLNEKKEKGSGGLFSITLNPATCKGCMECIEVCDDNALKTVIQTEGSVAKLRSEWDLWEELPNTPEKYNRIDDLEEKIGPLETLLLNKEAYGKFASGDGACLGCSEKTVVHLFTATVQSLMMPRIEKHINYLDELIVKMERHLQVKLMDTVNLSDADMMSKIVAEMQDSDLTMAEITSRIEQEKGSEPIDQEWLRNTSQLIAQLKQLKWRYTSGTTGDGRANMGMTNATGCTSVWGSTYPYNPYPFPWANHLFQDSTSLAMGIFEGHMSKMADSFRTIRKAELELSGDYNTSEHDDFFTYFTWEQFTDEEWHLCPPVVALGGDGSMYDIGFQNLSRMMASGKPIKVIVVDTQVYSNTGGQACTSGFIGQVSDMAQYGKVWKGKAEPRKEIGLLAMAHRNTYVLQGTLSNTTQMIEGFIDGLMAKRPALFNLYTTCQPEHGVADDLGAHQAKMAVESRTYPIFKYNPENGKTTEENFDLSGNPDMEKDWPSYQLKYIDNGVEKAMDLEMTFADFALTEARFRKHFRKVPRDAWNENMVPIAEFLNMDADEREGLFPFVWAVDRKQHLTRVLCAEPMVLSCEERRDFWIMLKGLAGIKEEPEVNIEEKIRAEVVGNIAQGLMKLAGGDGGSLVDLVQPSGISVTTESATQVAPNENYMAPWIETEDCSGCDECIKINNKIFAYNSDKKAFVKNSDGGTYQDVVKAAEKCTAGVLHPGLPKNMSEKNIDKLIKRGEKYN
- a CDS encoding outer membrane beta-barrel protein, with translation MLNLFLKISFTFVIILGLSIKIQAQNLDFIVNYSKTNSVGDVHQMSLNGVGIDIRKHLSKVPISIGVASSYNFSEKEINTDYNSPIPDSDLKNFVIVPFQLNVHYYFNERGVISPFIGIGGSGYFIEQGYMVSQYALDLDGGSSSSREVKESNVSYGFMGELGFTTTFFDRINPFFSLKYNYVPTNDYNINYSNICVNVGLSF
- a CDS encoding DUF5777 family beta-barrel protein gives rise to the protein MKYYQLLLFIFSCTYTFAQDDLLNEIETETTDSVTFEQPAFKAMKIGNLQSTKVGGKGDFYMYISHRFGSLKDGWETFFGLDNANTKIQLVYALFDGFQIGISRESWRKTYAGSTKIRIKEQKGNFPINISAYGTFNVNTQVSTELYPEITGSDRMSYAAQFLFSKRIKKLSVELAPTYVRQNLVYNVNQDHNQYVLGIGGRYKVSKRMSVNIDYSYNFSRASDSDFKDPLTVGLDIETGGHVFQLLFTNAQSTNEPGFMSYAEGDWSTGDIFFGFNIVRVF
- a CDS encoding YceI family protein; amino-acid sequence: MKQLTILLLFLSITSFGQKYITKTGLTDFEASVKAFEPVEATNNSTTAIINTETGEIAALLFIAAFEFKVALMQEHFNENYMSSDKFPKATFKGEITDFDFKNLSNAPKDFNLKGTLTIKGISKEIVARVKLYVNKDILYAKSAFDVAPSDFDIQIPSIVEEKISEKIHISINYELKKK
- the cysK gene encoding cysteine synthase A encodes the protein MIYNSILDTIGQTPIIKINKLFSNKHNVFIKAERFNPASSIKDRIALAMIEKAEEDGLLNKDSEIIEPTSGNTGVGLSMVAAVKGYSITLCMPESMSIERRKLMASYGAKLVLTPKEKGMKGAIAKAEELAEGNKNAWIPSQFDNPANVNIHATTTAQEIIEDFPNGLDYLITGVGTGGHITGVAKVLKEKWPNIKVFAVEPEVSAVIGGGAPGPHPLQGIGAGFIPKNLDTSLLDGAIGVDAEKSKAFARELALKEGFLGGISTGASLAAVDKKLAEIPEGSSILTFNYDTGERYLSIEGLFGV